Part of the Labilibaculum antarcticum genome, AAACGCATTTCCAGGTAACGCTTTAGTGCAATGCTATAAATAAGGTATTGCAGATGGTAATTGTTATCTGTCCACGGCATCTAATAGCCCCATATTGAGCAATAAAACCCTCACAAAACCACACTCTTATTATGTTGGCTTTACAATATACTAATTTGCACTTCATTAAGAAGGTGTCAAACCTGCCAAGTTTAAGAATAAGTTATAAACAATTGTTTATCTTAAACTTACCGATTCAATTTTAAAAGCATAAATTTATGTCAACACTTCGCCAAAACTTGTCGTTATTAAAACACAAAACCTAAAATAAAATACACAATGGATTACTTTCTTCTATGTAAATGCTGCCTATCATTAAAAAGGCTCATCCTAAAAGAAGAAAGCATTATTCGTTAATTGAAACCAGGAGACGCTGAGCTCGCATTTGTGTTTCTCTGGTAATTAGGTCTGATCACCATAGCCCAAATGTTGCATAAACTGATCAATTTCCTTTTACAAGATCTGATTATTTAATTTCAGGCAATCCTACATGGATGGATTCAACAAGATGTGTAGGCATTTTAATCAAATAAGAATTGGGAAATATGATTCTCACCATAAAAGATATGGCGAAAAATGATCTGCAATTGATTTATAGTAAAGAGCAATTCGAACAAAGAATGCTTTTATCAAGACTAGAGAATATATAGCGAAGCTTGGGCAAATATGATTATAAGGATAAAATACGCTTATAATCATTTGGTTACAAAATACGGATAGCGCAATCAAATAATTTATTGAATATAGAAATCGATTAGTTGCAATTAACTTAAGAAAACCGTTGCTATTTTAGTTATTATTCTATTATTTTTGCAACCTGTTAAAACAACTCAAGCAAGCAAATGCCACTACTTTTAAATAATTCATTATTAGAACTAAACGACTTTATCTCAATTATTAATAATGATCATGATTTCGAAATTTCAGAAGAAAGATGCGAGAAGCTAAAGGAATCATATAATTTTCTGTTCGATTTTTCTAAAGACAAAATAATTTATGGTATAAATACGGGCTTGGGACCCATGGCTCAATATAAGATTCAAAAAGACGAACAGGTTCAACTGCAATTAAATCTTATTCGAAGTCATGCCGTTGGAGCTGGCAATCCTCTTGATGATGCAACACTAAAAGCTGCAATGCTAGCCCGGCTAAACTCTTTTCTTCAAGGTAAATCGGGCGTTCATTATTCGTGTATCGAACTGCTTAGTCAGATGATAAAGAAAAATATTCTTCCATTTATTCCTGAACATGGTGGTGTTGGAGCAAGTGGTGATCTGGTTCAATTAGCACATTTAGGATTAAATCTCATTGGCGAAGGCAAAGTAAAATATCAGGGAGAATGGTGTTCTACTGAGGAAGTATTCAAAAAGGAAGAACTTCAGACCATTCAAATAAAATTACGGGAAGGTTTGGCCATCATAAATGGAACTTCGGTAATGACGGGTATGGGAATCAACAATTTGCAGGAAGCTAAGAATCTATTCAATTGGTCCTTGAGTTTATCTTGTATCATGAATGAAATTGTTGAATCGTTCGATGATCATTTTTCAGATGAACTCAACTTTGCTAAAAGACATAAAGGACAGCGAGAAGTTGCCAGACAAATGCAAGCCATTCTTGGCAACAGCAAGCGAATTTTGAAACGGGAAGAGCATTTCTTTACGGATCAAAATTTGGATCAGGATATTTTCTCGAAGAAGGTACAAGAGTATTACTCTTTGCGTTGTGTTCCGCAAATTTTAGGTCCGGTGTTCGATACGATAAACAATTGTGCGCATGTTTTAGAGGACGAACTAAATTCGGCAAACGACAACCCTATTGTGTCGCTTAGTGAAGAAAATGTATTGCATGGTGGTAATTTTCATGGGGATTATATCTCCCTGGAAATGGACAAACTAAAAATGGTTACTACCCGAATGAGCATGCTCTCGGAACGACAACTAAATTTTCTCTTCAATAATAAGATCAATAAAATTCTTCCTCCTTTTATCAATTTAGGAAAACTGGGATTGAATTTAGGCATGCAGGCAATGCAATTTACAGCAACCTCTACTACCGCCGAATGCCAAACAATATCAAACCCAATGTACGTTCATTCTATTCCTAACAATAACGACAATCAGGATATTGTGAGCATGGGAACCAACTCGGCAATATTGTGTCAAAGGGTTTTAAACAATACCAGACAAGTGCTGGCCATACAAATAATTGCTGTTTGCCAGGCTATTGATTACTTGAAAATAGAATCAAAGCTGTCGCCTTTTACTCAGAAATTATATAGCATGGCTCGAGATATTGTGCCTGTATTTATCGAGGATACTCCTAAGTATGAGGAGATGGCTGCTATTGAAAAACTAATAAAGGAATGCGAAATTAAACTTCCTACTTTTGTAGAGTCCGAAATGAGCCTTACGGTATAGGCTACAATATTTAGATGAGAAGTAAGAATATTTAAAATTGGGAATGAAAAATTTGCCAATTAGATCTCAAAATATAGTAAAAGCAACAAATTAGACTCTTATGAAATATGCGCTTGTAACAGGGGGATCAAGAGGTATTGGTAAAGCGATATGTACAGAACTGGCTGCCGATGGAATGTATGTTCTTATCAACTATCGTTCGAACAAAGAAGAAGCTGAAAATACCTTACA contains:
- a CDS encoding HAL/PAL/TAL family ammonia-lyase, producing MPLLLNNSLLELNDFISIINNDHDFEISEERCEKLKESYNFLFDFSKDKIIYGINTGLGPMAQYKIQKDEQVQLQLNLIRSHAVGAGNPLDDATLKAAMLARLNSFLQGKSGVHYSCIELLSQMIKKNILPFIPEHGGVGASGDLVQLAHLGLNLIGEGKVKYQGEWCSTEEVFKKEELQTIQIKLREGLAIINGTSVMTGMGINNLQEAKNLFNWSLSLSCIMNEIVESFDDHFSDELNFAKRHKGQREVARQMQAILGNSKRILKREEHFFTDQNLDQDIFSKKVQEYYSLRCVPQILGPVFDTINNCAHVLEDELNSANDNPIVSLSEENVLHGGNFHGDYISLEMDKLKMVTTRMSMLSERQLNFLFNNKINKILPPFINLGKLGLNLGMQAMQFTATSTTAECQTISNPMYVHSIPNNNDNQDIVSMGTNSAILCQRVLNNTRQVLAIQIIAVCQAIDYLKIESKLSPFTQKLYSMARDIVPVFIEDTPKYEEMAAIEKLIKECEIKLPTFVESEMSLTV